In the genome of Primulina eburnea isolate SZY01 chromosome 13, ASM2296580v1, whole genome shotgun sequence, the window GGACCGATTCCTTCCTCCTCATGGATTTTCTCCATGCTTTTGTAGAAGCTGAAGTGAGGTACTTGCTCGATCTTCTCGCGGGCGCAGAGTTGGCGGGTTTCTTCCGATTCGTCGCCCATGACGAGCAGAAAGTCGACGTCGCTGCAGTTACGGCTCAGGTCTACCATGAAGGGGTAGATCTTGCTGCTGTTCACGCTGTGACTTGCGGCGTATTCTACCACCACCAGACGATTCTTCGCCGCGCGTAGGGCGTCGTCGAATTCCTCGGTGTTGTGGACTTGTTTCACTCGTTCGTCGCTTTTGGCTTTCTTCACCCCAGGCGTTGCCGTGGCCCGTGGAAGGAGATTCGGACGGGCTGCTTCTGTATTGTGCAGTAGTCGTTTAAGATTCCATGAAATTGGGAGATTGTAGCCCAAAAATTTGGTGTAAAGGGGAGCGAGTTTTGGTAGAGAGGTAACGTTCTGAGGTGGTTTAGCTAAGAAATTAGTAACAGCAGCCATGAGGCGATGAAATTTATCCTAGCGTTCTTGATTTTGTGGAGGGATAATCCCGATTGCAAAGGAAGAAAGTGGGATTAAATTGAAGTggatgatgttcttgatatccAATCCACTTGAATGGAGCACTAATGCTAACCACATATACACGCACGTATTTTGTCTTTTCCCATATGGAAGAGAAGATATTCCTTCCGCATTTTCTAgattattgatatatttttttgaaacatAGCATTAAATTTGAGTTGGTTTATCTTTTAAGTGAgattcatgtgagaccgtctcatggatcttaatctatgagacggatcaatcctaccgatattcacaataaaaagtaatactcgtagcataaaaaataatattttttcatgaatgacccaaataagagattcgtctcacagatacgacccgtgagaccgtctcacacaagcttTTGCCTTATCTTTTATGGGAGTAATACTTTCAAGC includes:
- the LOC140808795 gene encoding thioredoxin-like protein CDSP32, chloroplastic; this encodes MAAVTNFLAKPPQNVTSLPKLAPLYTKFLGYNLPISWNLKRLLHNTEAARPNLLPRATATPGVKKAKSDERVKQVHNTEEFDDALRAAKNRLVVVEYAASHSVNSSKIYPFMVDLSRNCSDVDFLLVMGDESEETRQLCAREKIEQVPHFSFYKSMEKIHEEEGIGPDQLVGDVLYYGDNHSAVVQLHSGEDVQKLIEDHKIDGKLIVLDVGLKHCGPCVKVYPTVIKLSKSMADTVVFARMNGDENESCMQFLREMNVVEVPTFLFIRDGEISGRYVGSGKGELIGEILRYQGVRVTY